In Pseudomonas nunensis, a single window of DNA contains:
- the lysA gene encoding diaminopimelate decarboxylase, whose protein sequence is MDAFNYRDGELFAEGVALSAIAERFGTPTYVYSRAHIEAQYLAYADALAGVPHLVCFAVKANSNLGVLNVLARLGAGFDIVSRGELERVLAAGGSADKIVFSGVGKTREDMRRALEVGVHCFNVESTDELERLQVVAAELGVRAPISLRVNPDVDAGTHPYISTGLKENKFGIAIADAEDVYIRAAQLPNLEVLGVDCHIGSQLTSLPPFLDALDRLLGLIDRLGECGIYLRHIDLGGGVGVRYRDEEPPLVADYIKAVRERCDGRDLTLVFEPGRYIVANAGVLLTQVEYLKHTEYKDFAIVDAAMNDLIRPALYQAWMDVSAVRPRDTEARAYDIVGPICETGDFLAKERQLALKEGDLLAVHSAGAYGFVMSSNYNTRGRTAEVLVDGDQAFEVRRRETVAELFAGESLLPE, encoded by the coding sequence ATGGACGCTTTTAATTACCGTGACGGTGAGCTGTTCGCGGAAGGTGTTGCCCTGTCCGCCATCGCTGAACGCTTTGGTACACCGACCTACGTCTACTCCCGCGCCCACATCGAAGCCCAGTACCTGGCGTATGCCGATGCGCTGGCCGGCGTGCCGCACCTGGTGTGCTTTGCAGTCAAGGCCAACTCCAACCTGGGTGTACTGAATGTCCTGGCCCGTCTCGGCGCCGGTTTCGACATCGTCTCCCGTGGCGAACTGGAACGCGTCCTGGCCGCTGGCGGCAGTGCCGACAAGATCGTGTTCTCCGGTGTCGGCAAGACCCGTGAAGACATGCGTCGCGCCCTGGAAGTCGGCGTGCATTGCTTCAACGTCGAGTCCACCGATGAGCTGGAACGCTTGCAGGTGGTCGCCGCCGAGCTGGGCGTTCGTGCCCCGATCTCGTTGCGCGTGAACCCGGACGTCGATGCCGGCACCCACCCGTACATCTCCACCGGTCTTAAAGAGAACAAGTTCGGCATCGCCATCGCCGACGCCGAAGACGTGTACATCCGCGCCGCGCAACTGCCAAACCTGGAAGTGCTCGGCGTCGATTGCCACATCGGTTCGCAACTGACCAGCCTGCCACCCTTCCTCGACGCCCTCGATCGCCTGCTGGGCTTGATCGATCGTCTTGGCGAATGCGGCATTTACCTGCGTCACATCGACCTCGGTGGCGGCGTCGGCGTACGTTATCGCGATGAAGAGCCGCCGCTGGTGGCCGACTACATCAAAGCTGTGCGCGAGCGCTGCGACGGTCGCGACCTGACGCTGGTATTCGAGCCGGGTCGCTACATCGTTGCCAATGCCGGCGTACTGCTGACCCAGGTCGAGTACCTCAAGCACACCGAATACAAAGACTTCGCCATCGTCGATGCGGCCATGAACGACCTGATCCGCCCGGCGCTGTACCAGGCCTGGATGGACGTCTCCGCCGTGCGCCCGCGTGATACCGAAGCTCGCGCCTACGACATCGTCGGGCCGATCTGCGAAACCGGCGATTTCCTGGCCAAGGAGCGTCAACTGGCCCTGAAAGAAGGCGACCTGCTGGCCGTGCATTCGGCCGGTGCCTACGGGTTTGTCATGAGTTCCAACTACAACACCCGCGGTCGTACCGCCGAAGTGTTGGTGGACGGTGATCAGGCATTTGAAGTGCGTCGCCGTGAGACGGTAGCCGAGTTGTTTGCTGGCGAAAGCCTGCTGCCGGAGTAA
- the lptM gene encoding LPS translocon maturation chaperone LptM, with protein sequence MKRLISSLAALVAVACLVSACGQKGPLYLPDDSQDPAEQAQSSQKQPSKAHKHDVYQ encoded by the coding sequence ATGAAGCGCCTGATCTCTTCCCTTGCCGCGCTCGTCGCGGTTGCCTGTCTTGTGTCGGCCTGTGGTCAAAAAGGCCCGTTGTACCTGCCTGACGACTCTCAGGATCCTGCCGAGCAGGCTCAGTCCTCGCAAAAGCAGCCGTCCAAAGCACACAAGCACGACGTCTACCAATAA
- the cyaY gene encoding iron donor protein CyaY gives MSLTEARFHDLVDATQQSLEDIFDESDLDIDLESSAGVLTVKFENGSQLIFSRQEPLRQLWLAAVSGGFHFDYDEESERWMCDKSEEQLGEMLERIVKQQAGAEFDFEGL, from the coding sequence ATGAGTTTGACCGAAGCCCGTTTCCACGACCTGGTCGATGCCACCCAGCAATCGCTGGAAGATATTTTCGACGAGAGTGACCTGGATATCGATCTGGAGAGCTCGGCCGGTGTGCTCACCGTCAAGTTCGAAAATGGCAGCCAGTTGATCTTCAGCCGCCAGGAGCCGTTGCGTCAGCTGTGGCTGGCCGCTGTGTCCGGCGGCTTCCACTTCGACTATGACGAAGAGAGCGAGCGCTGGATGTGCGACAAGAGCGAAGAGCAACTGGGTGAAATGCTTGAGCGCATCGTCAAGCAGCAAGCCGGCGCAGAATTCGATTTCGAAGGCCTGTGA
- a CDS encoding DUF1289 domain-containing protein produces the protein MTEPAPVRPPKPLYSNVSPAVPSPCSGVCRLDEQKVCLGCFRHVEDIREWRSADDERRRVICVQAAQRKTVT, from the coding sequence GTGACCGAGCCTGCACCTGTTCGTCCGCCCAAGCCGCTCTACAGCAATGTCAGCCCGGCGGTACCTTCGCCGTGCAGCGGCGTGTGCCGGCTGGATGAGCAGAAGGTGTGCCTGGGCTGCTTTCGCCATGTCGAAGACATCCGCGAATGGCGCTCGGCGGACGATGAGCGACGGCGGGTGATCTGCGTCCAGGCTGCACAACGCAAGACAGTCACCTGA
- the rnk gene encoding nucleoside diphosphate kinase regulator yields MTVPSITLTRLDVQRLERLIDSLDDTLPGVIALQTELDRADTLVGHDEVPADVVTMNSRVHCREEISGKDYHLTLVYPKDANADEGKISILAPVGSALLGLKVGQHIDWPAPGGKTLKLTLLEVESQPAHGGDFPE; encoded by the coding sequence ATGACCGTACCTTCCATCACCCTTACCCGTCTGGACGTACAACGTCTGGAGCGCCTGATCGACAGCCTGGATGACACGCTGCCGGGCGTTATCGCGCTGCAAACCGAACTGGATCGCGCCGATACACTGGTCGGTCACGATGAAGTGCCCGCCGATGTCGTGACCATGAATTCGCGCGTACATTGCCGCGAAGAAATCAGCGGCAAGGACTACCACCTGACGCTGGTTTATCCCAAGGATGCCAATGCCGACGAAGGCAAGATTTCTATTCTCGCGCCAGTGGGCAGTGCCTTGCTCGGCCTGAAAGTCGGTCAGCACATAGACTGGCCGGCACCGGGTGGCAAGACCCTGAAACTGACCCTGCTGGAAGTTGAATCGCAGCCGGCCCATGGCGGCGATTTCCCGGAATAA
- a CDS encoding class I adenylate cyclase — MTRTHEIRPDLDEGIDRKVLSQLRARFLKLNEGRMARAMEGLSTRQQGVLTLLPLFFHVNHPLLPGYVSGSTPAGLSNYEPDTNTLAEAQRLTRSFSYKPRHGSNPPRPIHGLFLMGSLGTLAQADQSDMDVWVCHGPDLSESELSELRKKCQLLETWAASQGAEAHFFLIDPTRFMHGERDTQLSSEDCGTTQHYLLLDEFYRTAIWLAGRTPIWWLVPTYEEAGYLQYTHTLISKRFIRADETLDLGHLAHIPPGEFIGAGLWQLFKGIESPYKSVLKLLLIEVYASEHPKVHCLSLRFKQAVFANQLDLDELDPYIVVYRRIEEYLTARGEPERLELVRRALYLKVNRKLTGSNSRTVSWQRSLLERLASEWHWDQRQLALLDSRSQWKVRQVSAERRALVNELNYSYRFLTQFARTEQTVSLINKRDLNVLGRRLYAAFERKADKVEFINPGIAPDLAEDTLTLVQAPNKKEPGQTQWGLYNGSLNAHEWEHFAPIKRSRQLLELLTWSHRNGVIDSSTRLALHPGSSDLSEFELFNLLGSLQQTVALPLTTVAEEPLLRAAMPGEVLILVNVGVDPLKHHRDLNILMTTERTDSLSYAGVRENLVLTLDQVTLNSWNEVLVSRYDGPHALLDCLRDYLNNLPKGLDQPRLRVRCFCHNRAQFIARRVEEIIDTAQNLLLSKLNHRYLIQVQQHYHVLELVPGQVNHIALATLPALFDYLGEEQASYSPLHLDPMALEEQDLALLLPMGQPECIQVFYRITEQQADLYVLDEFNALWQQRLPYHDEQSLLVPLQRFLQSILYRRDALLPMEAAQPLSLDTLYYQLLPSGPGRARRVEARPAPQTPVNKPFYDVQAIIGKAAPGQVQVTLYCNQREFSELEFGDQLFSVVAREIIDQRRETERYRCYITDLDLSGLLGDGQSSSNLYLRYKADLERALNEALEQV; from the coding sequence ATGACCCGCACCCATGAAATCCGCCCCGATCTGGACGAGGGAATCGACCGCAAGGTTCTCAGTCAGCTGCGCGCCCGTTTTCTGAAACTCAACGAAGGCCGCATGGCCCGCGCCATGGAAGGTTTGTCAACGCGCCAGCAAGGGGTGTTGACCCTGCTGCCGCTGTTTTTCCACGTCAATCATCCGCTTCTGCCGGGCTATGTTTCCGGCAGCACGCCGGCCGGGCTGTCGAATTACGAACCCGACACCAACACCCTCGCTGAAGCTCAGCGCCTGACCCGTTCGTTTTCCTACAAGCCACGCCACGGCAGCAATCCGCCGCGACCGATTCATGGCCTGTTCCTGATGGGCAGCCTCGGCACCTTGGCCCAGGCCGACCAGAGCGATATGGACGTGTGGGTGTGCCACGGTCCGGACTTGAGCGAAAGCGAACTCAGCGAGTTGCGCAAGAAGTGTCAGTTGCTCGAAACCTGGGCCGCGAGCCAGGGTGCCGAGGCGCATTTCTTCCTGATCGACCCGACCCGCTTCATGCACGGCGAGCGCGATACGCAACTGAGTTCGGAGGACTGCGGGACCACGCAGCATTATTTGCTGCTGGATGAGTTTTATCGCACTGCGATCTGGCTGGCCGGGCGCACACCGATCTGGTGGCTGGTGCCAACCTACGAAGAAGCCGGTTACCTTCAGTACACCCACACGCTGATTTCCAAGCGCTTCATCCGCGCCGACGAAACCCTGGACCTGGGACACCTGGCGCACATTCCGCCGGGAGAGTTTATCGGTGCCGGGCTCTGGCAGTTGTTCAAGGGCATCGAATCGCCCTACAAGTCGGTGCTCAAGCTGTTGCTGATCGAGGTCTACGCCAGCGAACACCCCAAGGTCCACTGCCTGAGCCTGCGCTTCAAACAGGCCGTTTTCGCCAATCAGCTGGACCTCGATGAGCTGGACCCGTACATCGTGGTCTACCGGCGCATCGAGGAATACCTGACCGCCCGTGGCGAACCGGAGCGCCTGGAACTGGTACGCCGCGCGCTGTACCTGAAGGTCAATCGCAAGCTCACCGGCAGCAACAGTCGCACCGTGAGTTGGCAGCGCTCGCTGCTGGAACGCCTGGCCAGCGAATGGCACTGGGATCAGCGGCAACTGGCGCTGCTCGACAGCCGCAGCCAGTGGAAAGTCCGTCAGGTCAGCGCCGAGCGCCGGGCCTTGGTCAACGAACTGAATTACAGCTATCGCTTCCTGACCCAGTTCGCCCGCACCGAACAAACCGTCAGCCTGATCAACAAGCGCGACCTCAACGTGCTTGGCCGGCGGCTGTACGCGGCGTTCGAGCGCAAGGCCGACAAGGTCGAGTTCATCAACCCCGGCATCGCCCCGGACTTGGCCGAAGACACCCTGACCCTGGTGCAGGCGCCAAACAAGAAAGAACCCGGGCAAACCCAATGGGGTTTGTACAACGGTAGCCTGAACGCCCACGAATGGGAGCATTTCGCGCCGATCAAACGCAGCCGCCAATTGCTCGAACTGCTGACCTGGAGCCACCGCAACGGCGTGATCGACAGCAGCACTCGCCTGGCTTTGCACCCCGGCAGCAGCGACTTGAGCGAGTTCGAACTGTTCAATCTGCTCGGCAGCCTGCAACAAACCGTCGCCCTGCCCCTGACCACCGTTGCCGAGGAGCCATTACTGCGCGCCGCCATGCCCGGCGAAGTGCTGATCCTGGTGAACGTCGGCGTCGATCCGCTCAAGCATCATCGCGACCTGAACATTCTGATGACCACCGAGCGCACCGATTCACTGAGTTACGCCGGCGTGCGGGAAAACCTCGTGCTGACCCTGGATCAGGTCACGCTCAACAGTTGGAACGAAGTGCTGGTCAGCCGTTACGACGGGCCGCATGCGCTGCTCGATTGCCTGCGCGACTACCTCAACAACCTGCCAAAGGGCTTGGATCAGCCGCGCTTGCGAGTGCGCTGCTTCTGCCACAACCGCGCACAGTTCATCGCCCGGCGGGTCGAAGAAATCATCGATACCGCGCAGAACCTGCTGTTGAGCAAACTCAACCATCGCTATCTGATTCAGGTGCAGCAGCATTACCACGTGCTGGAACTGGTGCCCGGTCAGGTCAACCATATCGCCCTCGCTACCCTGCCGGCACTGTTCGATTACCTGGGCGAAGAGCAGGCCAGCTACAGCCCGCTGCACCTGGACCCGATGGCCCTCGAAGAGCAGGACCTCGCGTTGCTGTTGCCGATGGGCCAGCCCGAGTGCATTCAGGTGTTCTACCGGATCACCGAGCAACAGGCTGATCTGTATGTGCTGGATGAATTCAACGCGCTGTGGCAGCAGCGCCTGCCGTATCACGACGAACAAAGCCTGCTGGTGCCGCTGCAACGTTTCCTGCAATCGATCCTGTATCGCCGGGACGCCTTGCTGCCGATGGAAGCTGCCCAGCCGTTGAGCCTCGATACTTTGTATTACCAACTATTGCCGTCCGGCCCCGGGCGCGCACGTCGGGTCGAAGCGCGGCCAGCGCCGCAAACACCGGTCAACAAACCGTTCTACGACGTTCAGGCGATCATCGGCAAAGCCGCACCGGGCCAGGTGCAGGTCACGTTGTATTGCAATCAGCGGGAGTTTTCGGAGCTGGAGTTTGGCGATCAGCTGTTTAGCGTGGTCGCCCGGGAGATCATCGATCAGCGCCGCGAGACGGAACGCTACCGCTGCTACATCACCGACCTGGACCTCTCGGGCCTGCTCGGTGATGGACAGAGTTCAAGCAATCTGTATTTGCGCTACAAGGCTGACCTGGAGCGCGCATTGAACGAAGCGCTCGAGCAGGTCTGA
- a CDS encoding TIGR02647 family protein: protein MSLTPELVAELEILALFNLDSSQEGLKIHQTAAPKAIAAAQRLFDKELITQPDGGYLTSLGRDAAQNVQTVLTILTVQETA from the coding sequence ATGTCGCTTACCCCTGAGTTGGTTGCCGAACTGGAAATCCTTGCCCTCTTCAACCTGGACAGTTCCCAGGAAGGTTTGAAAATTCATCAGACCGCTGCCCCTAAGGCCATTGCCGCCGCCCAACGCCTGTTCGACAAAGAACTGATCACCCAGCCCGATGGCGGTTATCTGACCAGCCTGGGCCGTGACGCCGCGCAAAATGTGCAAACCGTGCTGACCATTCTGACCGTACAAGAAACAGCCTGA
- a CDS encoding glutathione S-transferase family protein has protein sequence MLKLYGFSVSNYYNMVKLALLEKGLPFEEVVFYPGPSPEALAISPRGKVPVLGVDQGFINETSVILEYLEQSQKGTPLLSSEPFERAQALALAKEIELYIELPGRACYAEAFFGMTLPDAIKDKTKAELLLGFASLGRHGKFAPYVAGDSLSIADLYFLYSVPLACAVGQKLFGIDLLAEMPAAKALLERLEQNPHVQRIAADKEAAMPAFLAMVASKK, from the coding sequence ATGCTCAAGCTTTATGGATTTTCCGTCAGCAACTACTACAACATGGTGAAACTGGCGTTGCTGGAAAAGGGACTGCCATTCGAAGAAGTGGTGTTTTACCCGGGGCCGAGCCCCGAAGCATTGGCCATCAGCCCGCGCGGCAAGGTGCCGGTGCTGGGCGTCGATCAAGGCTTTATCAACGAAACCAGCGTGATCCTCGAATACCTCGAGCAAAGCCAGAAAGGCACGCCGCTGCTGTCGAGCGAGCCCTTTGAGCGAGCGCAGGCCCTGGCGCTGGCCAAGGAAATCGAGCTGTACATCGAACTGCCGGGCCGCGCCTGCTACGCCGAAGCCTTCTTCGGCATGACCTTGCCGGACGCGATCAAGGACAAGACTAAAGCCGAGTTGCTGCTGGGTTTTGCCTCGCTGGGCCGGCACGGCAAATTCGCCCCGTATGTCGCGGGTGACAGCCTGAGCATTGCGGATCTGTATTTCCTCTACAGCGTGCCACTGGCCTGTGCGGTCGGGCAGAAGCTGTTCGGGATCGATCTGTTGGCCGAGATGCCGGCGGCCAAGGCGTTGCTGGAACGTCTGGAGCAGAACCCGCATGTGCAGCGGATTGCAGCGGACAAGGAAGCGGCGATGCCAGCGTTTTTGGCGATGGTCGCTTCCAAGAAGTGA
- the argH gene encoding argininosuccinate lyase has translation MSTDKTNQSWGGRFSEPVDAFVARFTASVTFDQRLYRHDIMGSIAHATMLAKVGVLTDAERDSITDGLKTIQGEIEAGQFDWRIDLEDVHMNIEARLTDRIGVTGKKLHTGRSRNDQVATDIRLWLRDEIDLILAEITRLQKGLLEQAEREAGSIMPGFTHLQTAQPVTFGHHMLAWFEMLSRDYERLVDCRKRTNRMPLGSAALAGTTYPIDREFTAQLLGFDAVGGNSLDNVSDRDFAIEFCSAASIAMMHLSRFSEELVLWTSAQFQFIDLPDRFCTGSSIMPQKKNPDVPELVRGKTGRVFGALMGLLTLMKGQPLAYNKDNQEDKEPLFDAADTLRDSLRAFADMIPAIKPKHAMMREAALRGFSTATDLADYLVRRGLPFRDCHEIVGHAVKYGVESGKDLAEMSLEELRKFSDQIDQDVFAVLTLEGSVNARDHIGGTAPAQVKQAVARGQALLASR, from the coding sequence ATGAGCACTGACAAGACCAATCAGTCCTGGGGCGGCCGCTTCAGTGAACCCGTCGACGCCTTCGTCGCCCGCTTCACCGCCTCCGTCACTTTCGACCAGCGCCTGTATCGCCACGACATCATGGGCTCGATCGCCCACGCCACCATGCTGGCCAAGGTCGGCGTGCTGACCGATGCCGAGCGCGACAGCATCACCGATGGCCTGAAGACCATCCAGGGTGAAATCGAGGCCGGCCAGTTCGACTGGCGCATCGACCTCGAAGACGTGCACATGAACATCGAGGCGCGCCTGACCGACCGCATCGGCGTGACCGGCAAAAAGCTGCACACCGGGCGTAGCCGTAACGACCAGGTGGCCACCGACATCCGCCTGTGGCTGCGTGACGAGATCGACTTGATCCTGGCGGAAATCACCCGCCTGCAAAAAGGTCTGCTGGAGCAGGCCGAGCGCGAAGCCGGCAGCATCATGCCGGGCTTCACCCACCTGCAAACCGCGCAGCCGGTGACCTTCGGGCACCACATGCTGGCCTGGTTCGAAATGCTCAGCCGCGACTATGAGCGCCTGGTGGACTGCCGCAAGCGCACCAACCGCATGCCACTGGGCAGCGCCGCGCTGGCGGGCACCACTTACCCGATCGACCGCGAGTTCACCGCGCAGTTGCTGGGCTTCGACGCCGTCGGCGGCAACTCCCTGGACAACGTGTCCGATCGTGACTTCGCTATCGAATTCTGCTCGGCCGCGAGCATCGCGATGATGCACTTGTCGCGTTTCTCCGAAGAACTGGTGCTGTGGACCAGCGCGCAATTCCAGTTCATCGATCTGCCGGACCGCTTCTGCACCGGCAGCTCGATCATGCCGCAAAAGAAAAACCCGGACGTGCCTGAGCTGGTTCGCGGCAAGACCGGTCGTGTTTTCGGCGCATTGATGGGGCTGCTGACCTTGATGAAGGGCCAACCGCTGGCCTACAACAAGGACAACCAGGAAGACAAAGAGCCGCTGTTCGACGCCGCCGATACTCTGCGCGACTCGCTGCGCGCCTTTGCCGACATGATCCCGGCGATCAAGCCAAAGCACGCGATGATGCGCGAAGCGGCGCTGCGCGGTTTCTCCACCGCCACCGACCTGGCGGACTACCTGGTGCGCCGTGGCCTGCCGTTCCGTGACTGCCACGAAATCGTTGGCCACGCGGTGAAGTACGGCGTGGAAAGCGGCAAGGACCTGGCGGAAATGAGCCTGGAAGAACTGCGCAAATTCAGCGACCAGATCGATCAGGACGTGTTTGCCGTGCTGACCCTGGAAGGCTCGGTGAATGCCCGTGACCATATCGGCGGGACTGCGCCGGCACAGGTCAAGCAGGCAGTGGCTCGCGGTCAGGCGCTGCTCGCCAGCCGCTAA
- a CDS encoding LytR/AlgR family response regulator transcription factor: MNVLIVDDEPLARERLSRMVGELEGYSVMEPGATNGEEALALIDSHKPDIVLLDVRMPGLDGLQVAARLCERETPPAVVFCTGPDEFAVEALQASGVGYLVKPVRTELLLEALKKAERPNRVQLAALTRPAAETGSGPRSHISARTRKGIELIPLGQVVYFIADHKYVTLRHEGGEVLLDEPLKALEDEFGDRFVRIHRNALVARERIERLQRTPLGHFQLFLKGLNGDALIVSRRHVAGVRKMMQQL, from the coding sequence ATGAATGTCCTGATCGTTGATGACGAACCCCTAGCCCGCGAGCGCCTGAGCCGAATGGTCGGCGAACTCGAGGGATACAGTGTCATGGAGCCCGGCGCCACGAACGGCGAAGAGGCGTTGGCGCTGATCGACAGCCACAAGCCGGATATCGTGTTACTCGATGTCCGCATGCCGGGCCTCGATGGCCTGCAAGTGGCTGCACGATTGTGCGAGCGCGAAACACCGCCCGCCGTGGTGTTTTGTACTGGCCCCGATGAATTCGCCGTGGAAGCCTTGCAGGCCAGCGGTGTGGGTTATCTGGTCAAGCCGGTGCGCACCGAGCTGTTGCTCGAAGCCTTGAAGAAGGCCGAGCGGCCCAATCGGGTCCAGCTCGCCGCCCTGACTCGCCCGGCTGCCGAAACCGGCAGCGGCCCACGCAGCCACATCAGTGCCCGTACCCGTAAAGGTATTGAGCTGATCCCGTTGGGTCAGGTGGTCTACTTCATTGCCGACCACAAATACGTGACCTTGCGCCACGAAGGCGGCGAAGTGCTGCTGGACGAACCGCTCAAGGCCCTTGAAGACGAATTCGGCGACCGTTTCGTGCGGATCCACCGCAACGCCCTGGTCGCCCGCGAACGCATCGAACGCCTGCAACGCACGCCGCTGGGGCATTTCCAACTGTTCCTCAAAGGCCTGAATGGCGATGCGCTGATTGTCAGCCGCCGTCATGTGGCGGGCGTGCGCAAGATGATGCAACAGCTTTAA
- the hemC gene encoding hydroxymethylbilane synthase, with protein sequence MSSREIRIATRKSALALWQAEYVKARLEQAHPGLLVTLVPMVSRGDKLLDSPLSKIGGKGLFVKELETALLENEADIAVHSMKDVPMDFPEGLGLFCICEREDPRDAFVSNNYASLDELPQGSIVGTSSLRRQAQLLTRRPDLEIRFLRGNVNTRLAKLDAGEYDAIILAAAGLIRLGFEDRITSAISVDDSLPAGGQGAVGIECRSVDSEIHALLAPLHHQDTATRVTAERALNKHLNGGCQVPIACYAVLEGEQIWLRGLVGDPSGGLLLNAEARAPRSDAESLGVQVAEDLLNQGAGDILKAVYGEAGHE encoded by the coding sequence ATGTCCTCTCGCGAAATCCGCATCGCCACCCGTAAAAGTGCGTTGGCCCTCTGGCAGGCCGAATACGTCAAAGCTCGCCTGGAACAAGCCCATCCGGGCTTGCTGGTAACGCTGGTGCCCATGGTCAGTCGCGGCGACAAGCTGCTCGACTCGCCACTCTCGAAAATCGGCGGCAAGGGCCTGTTCGTCAAGGAACTGGAAACCGCGCTGCTGGAAAACGAAGCCGACATCGCCGTGCACTCGATGAAAGACGTGCCGATGGATTTCCCCGAAGGCCTCGGTCTGTTCTGCATCTGCGAGCGTGAAGACCCGCGTGATGCTTTCGTTTCCAACAACTACGCCAGCCTCGATGAGTTGCCCCAAGGCAGCATCGTCGGCACGTCCAGCCTGCGCCGTCAGGCCCAGTTGCTAACCCGTCGCCCGGACCTGGAAATCCGTTTCCTGCGTGGCAACGTCAACACGCGCCTGGCCAAGCTCGACGCCGGCGAATACGACGCCATCATCCTCGCGGCGGCGGGTTTGATTCGCCTGGGCTTCGAAGACCGCATCACCTCGGCGATCAGCGTTGATGACAGCCTGCCGGCCGGTGGCCAGGGCGCGGTCGGGATCGAATGCCGCAGCGTCGACAGCGAAATCCACGCCTTGCTGGCGCCACTGCATCACCAGGACACCGCCACCCGTGTCACCGCCGAACGTGCCCTCAACAAACATCTGAATGGCGGCTGCCAGGTGCCGATCGCTTGCTACGCCGTGCTTGAAGGCGAGCAGATCTGGTTGCGTGGTCTGGTAGGCGATCCGAGCGGCGGCCTGCTGCTCAATGCCGAAGCCCGCGCGCCGCGCAGTGACGCCGAATCCCTGGGTGTGCAGGTCGCCGAAGACCTGTTGAACCAGGGCGCCGGTGACATTCTGAAAGCGGTCTACGGCGAGGCAGGTCACGAGTGA
- a CDS encoding uroporphyrinogen-III synthase: MTGWRLLLTRPADESAALSSVLAESGIFSSCLPLLEIEPIAASDTMRGVIRELDRYCAVIVVSKPAARFGIDLLRQQWPQPPSLKWFTVGAATAQILEDFGLDVSFPVDGDDSEALLDLPVLREAIARPDPRVLIMRGEGGRELLAERLRELGASVEYLELYRRALPQYATTALPDRIEAERLNGLVVSSGQGFEHLHQLAGDAWPRLAQLPLFVPSPRVAELARAAGAQTVVDCRGANATALLTALREQPVPVL; the protein is encoded by the coding sequence GTGACTGGCTGGCGACTGCTGCTGACGCGCCCCGCAGATGAGTCGGCGGCGCTGAGCAGTGTGTTGGCCGAGAGCGGGATTTTCAGCAGCTGCCTGCCGCTTTTGGAGATCGAGCCAATTGCCGCCTCTGACACAATGCGTGGAGTGATCCGGGAACTGGATCGCTACTGTGCGGTGATTGTGGTGAGCAAACCGGCTGCACGGTTCGGCATCGATCTGCTCCGCCAGCAATGGCCGCAGCCTCCGTCGTTGAAATGGTTCACTGTGGGCGCCGCGACCGCGCAAATCCTCGAGGATTTCGGGCTCGATGTGAGCTTCCCGGTGGATGGCGATGACAGCGAAGCCTTGCTTGATCTTCCCGTGTTGCGCGAGGCTATCGCCCGGCCTGATCCGCGCGTATTGATCATGCGCGGGGAGGGCGGCCGCGAGTTGCTGGCTGAGCGTTTGCGTGAGCTTGGTGCTAGTGTCGAGTATCTGGAGTTATACCGTCGCGCACTGCCGCAGTACGCGACAACTGCACTGCCGGACCGGATTGAAGCGGAACGCTTGAACGGGCTGGTGGTCAGCAGTGGACAGGGTTTCGAGCACCTGCACCAGTTGGCCGGCGATGCCTGGCCGCGTTTGGCGCAGTTGCCGTTGTTTGTTCCAAGCCCAAGGGTCGCCGAGCTGGCACGTGCCGCCGGGGCTCAAACAGTTGTGGATTGTCGTGGCGCGAATGCCACGGCTTTGCTGACGGCGTTACGGGAGCAACCCGTACCCGTTCTCTAA